In Papio anubis isolate 15944 chromosome 17, Panubis1.0, whole genome shotgun sequence, the following are encoded in one genomic region:
- the NAGLU gene encoding alpha-N-acetylglucosaminidase, translating into MVAVAVAAAVGVLLLAGAGGAAGDEAREAAAVRALVARLLGPGPAADFSVSVERALATKPGLDTYSLGGGGAARVRVRGSTGVAAAAGLHRYLRDFCGCHVAWSGSQLRLPRPLPAVPGELTEATPNRYRYYQNVCTQSYSFVWWDWARWEREIDWMALNGINLALAWSGQEAIWQRVYLALGLTQTEINEFFTGPAFLAWGRMGNLHTWDGPLPPSWHIKQLYLQHRVLDRMRSFGMTPVLPAFAGHVPEAVTRVFPQVNVTKMGSWGHFNCSYSCSFLLAPEDPMFPVIGSLFLRELVKEFGTDHIYGADTFNEMQPPSSAPSYLAAATTAVYEAMIAVDTEAVWLLQGWLFQHQPQFWGPAQIGAVLGAVPRGRLLVLDLFAESQPVYTRTASFQGQPFIWCMLHNFGGNHGLFGALEAVNRGPEAARLFPNSTMVGTGMAPEGISQNEVVYSLMAELGWRKDPVPDLAAWVTNFAAQRYGVSHPDAGAAWRLLLRSVYNCSGEACRGHNRSPLVRRPSLQMNTSVWYNRSSVFEAWRLLLTSAPSLAASPAFRYDLLDLTRQAVQELVSLYYEEARSAYLSKELTSLLRAGGVLAYELLPALDELLASDSRFLLGSWLEQARAAAVSEAEADFYEQNSRYQLTLWGPEGNILDYANKQLAGLVANYYTPRWRLFLEALADSVAQGIPFQQHQFDKNVFQLEQAFVLSKQRYPSQPRGDTVDLAKKIFLKYYPRWVAGSW; encoded by the exons AtggtggcggtggcggtggccGCGGCGGTGGGGGTCCTTCTCCTGGCCGGGGCCGGGGGCGCGGCAGGCGACGAGGCCCGGGAGGCGGCGGCCGTGCGGGCGCTCGTGGCCCGGCTGCTGGGGCCTGGCCCGGCGGCCGACTTCTCGGTGTCGGTGGAGCGCGCCCTGGCTACCAAGCCGGGCTTGGACACCTACAGCctgggcggcggcggcgcggcgcGCGTGCGGGTGCGCGGCTCCACGGGCGTGGCGGCCGCTGCGGGGTTGCACCGCTACCTGCGCGACTTCTGCGGCTGCCACGTGGCCTGGTCCGGCTCTCAGCTGCGCCTGCCGCGGCCACTGCCCGCTGTGCCGGGGGAGCTGACCGAGGCTACGCCCAACAG GTACCGCTATTACCAGAATGTGTGCACGCAAAGCTACTCCTTCGTGTGGTGGGACTGGGCCCGCTGGGAGCGAGAGATAGACTGGATGGCGCTGAATGGCATCAACCTGGCACTGGCCTGGAGCGGCCAGGAGGCCATCTGGCAGAGG GTGTACCTGGCCTTGGGCCTGACCCAGACAGAGATCAATGAGTTCTTTACTGGTCCTGCCTTCCTGGCCTGGGGGCGAATGGGCAACCTGCACACCTGGGATGGCCCCCTGCCCCCCTCCTGGCACATCAAGCAGCTTTACCTGCag CACCGGGTCCTGGACCGGATGCGCTCCTTTGGCATGACCCCAGTGCTACCTGCATTCGCAGGGCATGTTCCCGAGGCTGTCACCAG GGTGTTCCCTCAGGTCAATGTCACGAAGATGGGCAGTTGGGGACACTTCAACTGTTCCTACTCCTGCTCCTTCCTTCTGGCTCCGGAAGACCCCATGTTCCCCGTCATCGGGAGCCTCTTCCTGCGAGAGCTGGTCAAAGAGTTTGGCACAGACCACATCTATGGGGCTGACACTTTCAACGAGATGCAGCCACCCTCCTCAGCACCCTCCTACCTTGCTGCAGCCACCACGGCCGTCTATGAGGCCATGATTGCAG TGGATACTGAGGCTGTGTGGCTGCTTCAAGGCTGGCTCTTCCAGCACCAGCCCCAGTTCTGGGGGCCCGCCCAGATTGGGGCTGTGCTGGGGGCTGTGCCTCGTGGCCGCCTCCTGGTTCTGGACCTGTTTGCTGAGAGCCAGCCTGTGTACACCCGCACCGCCTCCTTCCAGGGCCAGCCCTTCATCTGGTGCATGCTGCACAACTTTGGGGGAAACCATGGTCTGTTTGGAGCCCTGGAGGCCGTGAACAGAGGTCCAGAAGCTGCCCGCCTCTTCCCCAACTCCACCATGGTAGGCACGGGCATGGCCCCCGAGGGCATCAGCCAGAACGAAGTGGTCTATTCCCTCATGGCTGAGCTGGGCTGGCGAAAGGACCCAGTGCCAGATTTGGCGGCCTGGGTGACCAACTTTGCTGCCCAGCGGTATGGGGTCTCCCATCCAGACGCAGGGGCAGCGTGGAGACTACTGCTCCGGAGTGTGTACAACTGCTCCGGGGAGGCCTGCAGGGGCCACAATCGCAGCCCGCTGGTCAGGCGGCCGTCCCTACAGATGAATACCAGTGTCTGGTACAACCGATCCAGTGTGTTTGAGGCCTGGCGGCTGCTGCTCACATCTGCTCCCTCCCTGGCCGCCAGCCCTGCCTTCCGCTATGACCTGCTGGACCTCACTCGGCAGGCGGTGCAGGAGCTGGTCAGCTTGTACTATGAGGAGGCAAGGAGTGCCTACCTGAGCAAGGAGCTGACTTCCCTGTTGAGGGCTGGAGGCGTCCTGGCCTATGAGCTGCTGCCGGCGCTGGACGAGCTGCTGGCAAGTGACAGCCGCTTCTTGCTGGGCAGCTGGCTGGAGCAGGCCCGAGCAGCGGCCGTCAGTGAGGCCGAGGCCGATTTCTATGAGCAGAACAGCCGCTACCAGCTGACCCTGTGGGGGCCAGAAGGCAACATCCTGGACTACGCCAACAAGCAGCTGGCGGGGCTGGTGGCCAACTACTACACCCCTCGCTGGCGGCTCTTCCTGGAGGCGCTGGCTGACAGTGTGGCCCAGGGCATCCCTTTCCAACAGCACCAGTTTGACAAAAATGTCTTCCAACTGGAGCAGGCCTTCGTCCTCAGCAAGCAGAGGTACCCCAGCCAGCCACGAGGAGACACTGTGGACCTGGCCAAGAAGATCTTCCTCAAATATTACCCCCGCTGGGTAGCTGGCTCTTGGTGA